The Actinomyces sp. oral taxon 414 genome has a segment encoding these proteins:
- a CDS encoding IS3 family transposase: protein MCELVGVSKSGYYNWLSRPEAATKVRRRKLALLVESEFKASDMTYGYRRITAALKRKGTVVSPDTPPPPSCGRRV from the coding sequence ATGTGCGAACTGGTCGGAGTGTCGAAGTCCGGCTACTACAACTGGCTGAGCCGGCCCGAGGCCGCCACGAAGGTCAGAAGGAGGAAGCTGGCCCTGTTGGTCGAGTCCGAGTTCAAGGCCTCCGACATGACCTACGGGTACCGGCGCATCACCGCCGCTCTGAAGCGCAAGGGCACCGTCGTGTCCCCCGACACGCCTCCGCCCCCCTCATGCGGGAGAAGGGTCTGA
- a CDS encoding DUF5682 family protein encodes MTTPAGAAGGRPGDPGGAAPPAPPVRVLGVRHHGPGSARALAAALEDYRPDCVLVEGPADADDLLTWVGAPGMEPPVALLAWKTDEPSVASFWPLAVFSPEWQALRWAAAHGVEAHFMDLPSRHVLAEQAEEGEKKDDGAESPGPAAGEPAAADGAPAPAAPPRTDPVAELARLAGYADPEAWWEDAVELRLDGDPFEPLAEAIGLLRETAPETDERTLRREAHMRKVLRAARRRGHERIAVVCGAWHAPALRGRPPAVKADNALLAGMPRVKTQLTWVPWTHQRLAAATGYGAGVTSPGWYHHLFTAPDEPVVRWLTFVARSLREHDLPASSAHVIEAARLAEALAALRGRPMPGLDEVGEATWSVLCEGSTARAELVTREVVVGQTLGAVPDGVPMVPLDADMRATAKRLRLAFSASARSLVLDLRKPTDLARSHLLRRLAIVGVDWGSPRQVSGTGTFKEGWELVWRPELAVDVVAAASWGTTVASAAGHALMERTDTLPAVTGAVEEALDAGLTDALPGLLRALDERAAGESDITHLLASIPALARTQRYGDVRATDTAGLAAVTRAVLARACAGLPAAAGGAGREAAEALRRAVDGVQDVIALLGEEAEERWRECLLATLRARALPGLLAGRITRILLDGEGLTPEDVAGRMSRTLSPGSDPADQAAWVEGFLAGDALLIIEDRRILRLLDEWVRRIDDRAFVDALPSLRRALGSWSKASRRALARRLAQGEQADTTDPTGDDEEEEMLAFAAPVLATVGTILGGGR; translated from the coding sequence GTGACCACCCCCGCGGGCGCGGCCGGCGGCCGACCGGGCGACCCGGGCGGGGCCGCCCCGCCCGCGCCGCCGGTGCGGGTCTTGGGCGTGCGCCACCACGGCCCCGGATCGGCCCGCGCGCTCGCGGCCGCCCTGGAGGACTACCGGCCCGACTGCGTGCTCGTCGAGGGCCCGGCCGACGCCGACGACCTGCTGACCTGGGTCGGCGCGCCGGGCATGGAGCCGCCCGTGGCGCTGCTGGCCTGGAAGACGGACGAGCCCTCGGTCGCCTCCTTCTGGCCCCTGGCCGTCTTCTCCCCGGAATGGCAGGCGCTGCGCTGGGCCGCCGCGCACGGCGTCGAGGCCCACTTCATGGACCTGCCCTCCCGCCACGTCCTGGCCGAGCAGGCGGAGGAGGGCGAGAAGAAGGACGACGGCGCCGAGTCGCCCGGACCCGCCGCGGGCGAGCCGGCCGCCGCCGACGGGGCCCCCGCGCCCGCCGCGCCCCCGCGCACCGATCCCGTCGCCGAACTCGCCCGCCTGGCCGGCTACGCCGACCCCGAGGCCTGGTGGGAGGACGCCGTCGAACTGCGCCTGGACGGCGACCCCTTCGAACCGCTGGCCGAGGCCATCGGCCTGCTGCGCGAGACCGCCCCGGAGACCGACGAGCGGACCCTGCGCCGCGAGGCCCACATGCGCAAGGTCCTGCGCGCCGCCCGCCGCCGCGGGCACGAGCGCATCGCCGTCGTGTGCGGCGCCTGGCACGCCCCCGCCCTGAGGGGCCGCCCGCCCGCCGTCAAGGCCGACAACGCCCTCCTGGCCGGCATGCCCAGGGTCAAGACGCAACTGACCTGGGTGCCCTGGACGCACCAGCGCCTGGCCGCCGCCACCGGCTACGGCGCGGGCGTGACCTCCCCGGGCTGGTACCACCACCTGTTCACCGCCCCCGACGAACCCGTCGTGCGCTGGCTCACGTTCGTGGCCCGCTCCCTGCGCGAGCACGACCTGCCCGCCTCCTCCGCCCACGTCATCGAGGCCGCCCGCCTGGCCGAGGCGCTCGCGGCCCTGCGCGGACGCCCCATGCCCGGCCTGGACGAGGTCGGCGAGGCCACCTGGTCCGTGCTGTGCGAGGGCAGTACAGCGCGCGCCGAACTGGTGACCCGGGAAGTCGTCGTCGGCCAGACCCTGGGGGCGGTGCCCGACGGCGTACCCATGGTCCCCCTGGACGCCGACATGCGCGCCACCGCCAAGCGCCTGCGCCTGGCCTTCTCCGCCTCGGCGCGCTCCCTGGTGCTGGACCTGCGCAAGCCCACCGACCTGGCCCGCTCCCACCTCCTGCGGCGCCTGGCCATCGTGGGAGTGGACTGGGGCAGCCCGCGGCAGGTGTCGGGCACGGGCACCTTCAAGGAGGGCTGGGAGCTGGTGTGGCGCCCCGAGCTGGCGGTCGACGTCGTCGCGGCCGCCTCCTGGGGCACCACCGTCGCCTCCGCGGCCGGCCACGCCCTCATGGAGCGCACCGACACCCTGCCGGCGGTGACCGGCGCCGTCGAGGAGGCCCTCGACGCCGGCCTGACGGACGCGCTGCCCGGACTGCTGCGCGCCCTGGACGAGCGCGCCGCCGGGGAGAGCGACATCACCCATCTGCTCGCCTCGATCCCCGCCCTGGCCCGCACCCAGCGCTACGGCGACGTGCGCGCCACCGACACCGCCGGCCTGGCGGCCGTCACCCGCGCGGTCCTGGCCCGCGCCTGCGCCGGCCTGCCCGCCGCGGCGGGCGGGGCGGGCCGGGAGGCGGCCGAGGCGCTGCGCCGCGCCGTGGACGGGGTCCAGGACGTTATCGCCCTGCTCGGCGAGGAGGCGGAGGAGCGGTGGCGCGAATGCCTGCTGGCGACCTTGCGGGCCCGCGCACTGCCGGGCCTGCTGGCCGGGCGGATCACCCGCATCCTGCTCGACGGCGAGGGGCTGACGCCCGAGGACGTGGCCGGGCGGATGAGCCGGACCCTGTCCCCCGGCTCCGACCCGGCCGACCAGGCCGCCTGGGTGGAGGGCTTCCTCGCCGGCGACGCCCTGCTCATTATCGAGGACCGGCGGATCCTGCGGCTGCTGGACGAGTGGGTGCGCCGCATTGACGATAGGGCCTTCGTGGACGCCCTGCCCTCGCTGCGCCGGGCCCTGGGCTCGTGGTCGAAGGCCTCCCGGCGGGCACTGGCGCGCCGCCTGGCGCAGGGCGAGCAAGCCGACACGACGGACCCGACCGGGGACGACGAGGAGGAGGAGATGCTCGCCTTCGCCGCCCCCGTGCTGGCCACGGTGGGAACGATCCTGGGAGGTGGACGATGA
- a CDS encoding transposase domain-containing protein, producing the protein MRPSAPDVFAPGHLGELTQVVPFEMVDAALEAGGGVQRRVRRLPSRVVVYLLLAGALFGSVGWSGVWSRLCAGLGRPVEPVSASSISQAMRRVGPAPLKALFDLLSGPLPVQGGADRFASRRVVALDGTLIAVADTEANRAAFPKSRSGRGSGAGYPMIRLVTLLAASTRSLLAAAVDSDRVGETSLAAGLIRAMGPGMLVLADRGLASTGMWTLIRSAGSDWSEWDPLDLGRVSSRDRIG; encoded by the coding sequence ATGCGCCCTTCGGCGCCGGACGTGTTCGCCCCCGGTCACCTGGGCGAGTTGACCCAGGTGGTTCCCTTCGAGATGGTCGATGCGGCACTGGAGGCGGGGGGCGGCGTGCAGCGGCGCGTGCGGCGCCTGCCGTCGCGGGTGGTGGTCTACCTGCTGCTGGCGGGGGCGCTGTTCGGATCGGTGGGGTGGAGCGGGGTGTGGTCGCGCCTGTGCGCGGGCCTGGGGCGCCCCGTGGAGCCCGTGAGCGCCTCGTCGATCTCGCAGGCGATGCGCCGGGTGGGGCCGGCCCCCCTCAAGGCGCTGTTCGATCTGCTGTCCGGCCCCCTGCCCGTGCAGGGGGGCGCGGACCGGTTCGCCTCGCGCAGGGTCGTGGCCCTGGACGGCACCCTGATCGCGGTGGCGGACACCGAGGCCAACAGGGCCGCCTTCCCCAAGAGCCGGTCCGGGCGGGGCTCGGGCGCCGGCTACCCGATGATCCGCCTGGTGACCCTGCTGGCCGCCTCCACCCGCAGCCTGCTGGCCGCGGCCGTCGACTCGGACAGGGTCGGCGAGACCTCCCTGGCCGCCGGGCTGATCCGCGCCATGGGCCCGGGCATGCTCGTCCTGGCCGACCGGGGCCTGGCATCGACGGGCATGTGGACCCTGATCAGGTCCGCGGGCTCGGACTGGAGTGAGTGGGATCCTCTGGACTTGGGGAGAGTTTCTTCCCGCGACAGAATAGGATGA
- a CDS encoding VWA domain-containing protein, whose product MSPANKLAAADAPAPSSGPPLDGPISAEERWQLMLGADEELGGLSGSLQAMDRALGALYNTGDDENGGKKGRGGLGASAPSVTRWLGDIRSYFPNRVVRVMQTDAIERLGVRSLLTEPEVLETLEPDVHLVATLAQLSSVIPERSRATARAVVAKVARQVEERIADRLHQSVLGALNRASRTSRPRPGDIDWNRTIAANLKNYLPEHRTVVPERLIGYGRRHLGVQREFAICLDQSGSMATSVVYASIMAGVMASLRTLRTSLVAYSTDIADLTEALADPVDVIFGAQLGGGTDTSPALEYCRRTITRPADAVLLLISDLYDSDPKRMLEHIARIQADGVRVVVLLTLSDDGLPFYNHDVAASLGDMGVPAFGCTPDAFPDLIAAAIQGDDLGRWAEQRAAES is encoded by the coding sequence ATGAGCCCCGCGAACAAGCTCGCGGCCGCGGATGCGCCCGCGCCGTCGTCGGGCCCGCCGCTGGACGGTCCGATCAGCGCCGAGGAGCGCTGGCAGCTCATGCTCGGCGCCGACGAGGAGCTGGGCGGGCTGAGCGGGTCCCTGCAGGCCATGGACCGCGCGCTCGGCGCCCTCTACAACACCGGGGACGACGAGAACGGGGGCAAGAAGGGCCGGGGCGGCCTGGGCGCCTCCGCGCCGTCGGTCACCCGCTGGCTGGGCGACATCCGCAGCTACTTCCCCAACCGGGTCGTGCGGGTCATGCAGACCGACGCCATCGAGCGCCTGGGCGTGCGCTCCCTGCTGACCGAGCCGGAGGTCCTGGAGACCCTCGAGCCCGACGTCCACCTCGTGGCCACCCTCGCCCAGCTGTCCTCGGTCATTCCGGAGCGCTCGCGGGCCACGGCGCGCGCCGTCGTCGCCAAGGTGGCCCGACAGGTGGAGGAGAGGATCGCCGACCGCCTGCACCAGAGCGTTCTGGGGGCCCTCAACCGGGCCTCGCGCACCTCCCGGCCCCGCCCCGGCGACATCGACTGGAACCGCACCATCGCCGCGAACCTCAAGAACTACCTGCCCGAGCACCGCACGGTGGTGCCCGAGCGGCTCATCGGCTACGGCCGCAGGCACCTGGGCGTCCAGCGGGAGTTCGCCATCTGCCTGGACCAGTCCGGCTCCATGGCGACCTCCGTGGTCTACGCCTCGATCATGGCGGGCGTCATGGCGTCCCTGCGGACGCTGCGCACCTCCCTGGTGGCCTACTCCACCGATATCGCCGACCTCACCGAGGCCCTGGCCGACCCGGTCGACGTCATCTTCGGCGCCCAGCTGGGCGGGGGCACGGACACCTCCCCGGCGCTGGAGTACTGCCGGCGGACCATCACCCGGCCCGCGGACGCGGTGCTCCTGCTCATCTCCGACCTCTACGACTCCGATCCCAAGCGCATGCTGGAGCACATCGCCCGGATTCAGGCCGACGGCGTCCGGGTGGTGGTGCTGCTCACCCTGTCCGACGACGGCCTGCCCTTCTACAACCACGACGTCGCGGCCTCCCTGGGGGACATGGGGGTGCCGGCCTTCGGCTGCACCCCCGACGCCTTCCCGGACCTCATCGCCGCCGCGATCCAGGGCGACGACCTGGGCCGCTGGGCCGAGCAGCGGGCGGCGGAGTCGTAA
- a CDS encoding DUF5691 domain-containing protein → MSGFDDVVRAAALGARNRPLAAASLSAPVAAALSGADGAERVLEAVAAHAAARRAVVPVATATALDLPARPTPVIDSGPADVLTRIMALDHRQDELIVRVLRLVRRRGLRLPPMLLNRAAIALSGDDLDEVVALMDERDRAVFALDGRWADRIRRFAQRNAPPDPTQWEDGDAQDRADYLARLRRTDPDAARALLADGAWLKARAPEREQILAALATGLGPADEELLEARLDDRAEAVRDRAAQLLGRLPSSALIARAEALAKRHVVVTRRALRAPAVELHGIEMTDALARDRYPAKAHRTSASLARVEEVIARIPTWRWPDLAGISAAELATARTRCDGQKADLRVPLARAATTWHDGELAAALADLRASSAPAELFSPLDAVDLFGLLDEPRREALLHRLIAAKRYNDVVACTLRWPPELTAQQSRLFARALIAVTGPGTYISNPQWWGVLPARCAPDALDEVLAILRAAPPDTLGDLRAQTVITALELRRELLELTDQTDQEAP, encoded by the coding sequence GTGAGCGGATTCGACGACGTCGTGCGCGCCGCCGCCCTCGGCGCGCGCAACCGGCCCCTGGCGGCGGCCTCGCTCAGCGCCCCCGTCGCCGCGGCGCTCAGCGGGGCCGACGGCGCCGAGCGCGTGCTCGAGGCGGTCGCCGCCCACGCCGCGGCCCGCCGCGCCGTCGTCCCCGTCGCGACCGCGACCGCCCTGGACCTGCCCGCGCGTCCGACCCCGGTCATCGACTCCGGCCCGGCCGACGTCCTGACCCGCATCATGGCCCTGGACCACCGGCAGGACGAGCTCATCGTGCGGGTCCTGCGCCTTGTGCGGCGCCGGGGCCTGCGCCTGCCGCCGATGCTCCTGAACCGGGCGGCGATCGCGCTGTCCGGCGACGACCTGGACGAGGTGGTGGCGCTCATGGACGAGCGCGATCGCGCCGTTTTCGCCCTGGACGGGCGCTGGGCCGACCGCATCCGGCGCTTCGCGCAGCGGAACGCCCCGCCCGACCCCACCCAGTGGGAGGACGGCGACGCCCAGGATCGCGCCGACTACCTCGCCCGCCTGCGCCGCACCGACCCCGACGCCGCCCGCGCCCTCCTGGCCGACGGCGCCTGGCTCAAGGCGAGGGCGCCCGAGCGCGAGCAGATCCTCGCCGCCCTGGCCACCGGGCTGGGCCCGGCCGACGAGGAGCTCCTGGAGGCGCGCCTGGACGACCGCGCCGAGGCCGTGCGCGACCGGGCCGCCCAGCTCCTGGGCCGCCTGCCCTCCTCCGCCCTCATCGCCCGCGCCGAAGCCTTGGCCAAGCGCCACGTCGTCGTCACCCGGCGCGCCCTGCGGGCCCCGGCGGTCGAGCTGCACGGCATCGAGATGACCGACGCCCTGGCCCGCGACCGCTACCCCGCCAAGGCCCACCGGACCTCCGCCTCGCTGGCGCGCGTGGAGGAGGTGATCGCCCGCATCCCCACCTGGCGGTGGCCGGACCTCGCGGGGATCTCCGCCGCCGAACTGGCGACGGCGCGGACCCGCTGCGACGGGCAGAAGGCGGACCTGCGCGTCCCGCTGGCCCGGGCCGCCACCACCTGGCACGACGGCGAGCTCGCCGCCGCCCTCGCGGACCTCCGCGCCTCCTCCGCCCCCGCCGAATTGTTCAGCCCGCTCGACGCCGTCGACCTGTTCGGCCTGCTCGACGAGCCGCGCCGCGAGGCCCTCCTGCACCGGCTCATTGCCGCCAAGCGCTACAACGACGTCGTCGCCTGCACCCTCCGCTGGCCGCCCGAGCTCACCGCGCAGCAGTCCAGGCTCTTCGCCCGGGCCCTGATCGCCGTGACCGGGCCGGGCACGTACATCTCGAACCCCCAGTGGTGGGGCGTACTGCCGGCGCGCTGCGCGCCCGACGCCCTCGACGAAGTCCTCGCCATCCTCCGCGCCGCCCCGCCCGACACCCTGGGCGACCTGCGCGCGCAGACCGTCATCACCGCCCTCGAGCTGCGCCGCGAGCTGCTCGAACTGACCGACCAGACCGACCAGGAGGCACCGTGA
- a CDS encoding IS630 family transposase: MIAVMEAVVVEEHEWSALQVHKAESPYKLMRRKSEAILMLSEGIGVDVVARLVERATRTVMEWARDWRRDRLSSICTGHVGNNNASKISQEQEKEILKALSRPPSEQGIAAEFWNIHDLAGWMHERFGIEYASESSYRSLLHMAGLSFHLPEEVDQRRADETQVEARMAKIHAKIAKIKGKKQDGQDGQEEDEGQRGSEKNECENEKTDDAEKGDAEKGDAEKGDEDVIVVSADEVRIEHEAITRRAWCKKGARTRIRVDRKRQSQSYIGFLHEADGSVDLMRLDWQNTSNIVKALTDLTLKYPDKTIVVVWDNAGWHKSKKLREHLGKGNILERIHLINLPPYSPNKNPIERVWGEGKKSISNRQRAHFEDTRNAFETFIRSNKFPYRLTK, encoded by the coding sequence ATGATTGCGGTTATGGAAGCGGTAGTGGTCGAGGAGCATGAGTGGTCGGCTCTTCAAGTGCACAAGGCGGAATCCCCGTATAAGCTGATGAGGCGCAAGTCGGAGGCGATTCTCATGCTGTCGGAGGGAATTGGCGTCGATGTCGTGGCGCGGCTGGTGGAGCGCGCCACCAGGACGGTCATGGAGTGGGCGAGGGATTGGAGGAGGGATCGGTTGTCGTCCATTTGCACCGGGCATGTCGGCAACAACAACGCCTCCAAGATCTCCCAGGAACAGGAGAAGGAGATCCTGAAGGCGCTGTCGCGCCCCCCGTCGGAGCAGGGCATTGCGGCGGAGTTCTGGAATATTCACGATCTGGCGGGCTGGATGCACGAGCGCTTCGGCATCGAGTACGCCTCCGAATCCTCCTACCGTTCTTTGCTCCACATGGCGGGGTTGTCCTTCCACCTGCCCGAGGAGGTGGACCAGCGCCGCGCCGACGAGACCCAGGTCGAGGCCCGCATGGCGAAGATCCACGCCAAGATCGCCAAGATCAAGGGGAAGAAGCAGGACGGGCAGGACGGGCAGGAGGAGGACGAGGGGCAGCGGGGGAGTGAGAAGAATGAGTGCGAGAACGAGAAGACGGACGATGCGGAGAAGGGAGATGCGGAGAAGGGAGATGCGGAGAAGGGGGATGAGGATGTCATCGTGGTGTCCGCGGACGAGGTGAGGATCGAGCACGAGGCCATTACTCGCAGGGCCTGGTGCAAGAAGGGCGCCAGGACCAGGATCAGGGTCGATCGGAAACGGCAGTCCCAGAGCTATATCGGATTCCTCCACGAGGCGGACGGGAGCGTGGACCTCATGCGACTGGACTGGCAGAACACCTCCAACATCGTGAAGGCCCTGACCGATCTGACCCTGAAGTACCCGGACAAGACGATCGTCGTGGTGTGGGACAACGCCGGATGGCACAAGTCGAAGAAACTGAGGGAGCACCTGGGGAAGGGCAACATCCTGGAGAGGATCCATCTCATCAACCTGCCGCCCTACAGCCCCAATAAGAACCCCATCGAACGCGTCTGGGGAGAAGGCAAGAAATCCATCAGCAACCGACAGCGCGCCCACTTCGAGGACACCCGCAACGCATTCGAGACCTTCATCAGGAGCAACAAATTCCCATACCGCCTCACAAAATGA
- a CDS encoding antitoxin Xre/MbcA/ParS toxin-binding domain-containing protein: MGLGIRWRARSAAEALGGWPGLAGVLKVSDSRLARWIEGEDSLDAENVRAIVDLEYVVARTRLLWGDDETVNLWLNGRNAFLGGARPIDAIMTRGVFPVIDALDQEMAGAFA; encoded by the coding sequence GTGGGGCTCGGCATTCGGTGGCGCGCCAGGAGCGCGGCCGAGGCGCTGGGTGGCTGGCCGGGGCTCGCGGGTGTGCTCAAGGTCTCCGACTCCCGGCTCGCACGATGGATTGAAGGCGAGGACTCCCTCGATGCGGAGAATGTGCGCGCCATCGTCGATCTGGAGTACGTCGTCGCCCGGACCCGCCTGCTGTGGGGCGACGACGAGACTGTGAACCTGTGGCTGAACGGGCGCAACGCCTTTCTCGGCGGCGCCCGCCCCATCGATGCGATCATGACCCGAGGGGTCTTTCCGGTGATCGACGCGCTCGATCAGGAGATGGCCGGGGCCTTCGCCTGA
- a CDS encoding integrase core domain-containing protein gives MPGRKSFNATLKNERVHRMVYPTREKAIKDVASWIELTYNHTRLHSALGYRTPNEAEHELNSRKQAA, from the coding sequence ATGCCTGGGCGCAAGTCCTTCAACGCCACCCTGAAGAACGAACGCGTCCACCGCATGGTGTACCCCACACGGGAAAAGGCCATCAAAGATGTTGCCTCGTGGATCGAACTGACCTATAATCATACGCGACTCCACTCGGCACTGGGGTACCGCACCCCCAACGAGGCCGAACACGAGCTGAACAGCCGGAAACAAGCAGCCTGA
- a CDS encoding transposase: MTRTKYPDEFKEQVVREILEKERTIASVAASFRSGSADGGGLGRQVQEEARRGPGPRGRRGVGRDRQAEGGEARVARRDASS, from the coding sequence ATGACGAGAACGAAGTACCCCGATGAGTTCAAGGAGCAGGTCGTTCGCGAGATCCTGGAGAAGGAGCGCACGATCGCGTCCGTGGCCGCCTCCTTTCGATCTGGTTCCGCAGACGGTGGGGGGCTGGGTCGCCAAGTACAAGAAGAAGCACGCCGAGGACCAGGACCCCGAGGCCGCCGCGGAGTCGGCCGAGATCGCCAGGCTGAGGGCGGAGAGGCGCGAGTTGCGCGCAGAGATGCGAGTTCTTGA
- a CDS encoding ATP-binding protein, whose translation MTAADTAADPAATAADTGLLRPHAEQRYAEELAALAALDERPRPAGWRLSPWAVVSYLMGATLADGTVITPKYVGSRRLIEIAVATLATDRALLLLGVPGTAKSWVSEHLAAAVCGTSTLLVQGTAGTAEEAVRYGWNYARLLAEGPSPEALVASPVMEAMRSGRIARVEELTRMPSDVQDALITVLSEKTLPVPELGAEVQARGGFNLIATANDRDRGVNDLSSALRRRFNTVVLPLPDSAEEEVAIVSRRVADLGSALRLPPAEGALDEIRRVVTVFRELRQGVTEDGRTTVKSPSSTLSTAEAISVVTNGLAMSAHFGDGVLRPGDVAAGILGAVVADPVGDAVVWSEYLETVVRDRRGWKDFYRACREVSR comes from the coding sequence GTGACCGCCGCTGACACCGCCGCAGACCCCGCCGCCACCGCCGCCGACACGGGGCTCCTGCGCCCCCACGCCGAGCAGCGCTACGCCGAGGAGCTGGCCGCCCTGGCGGCCCTGGACGAGCGGCCCCGCCCGGCCGGCTGGCGCCTGTCCCCGTGGGCGGTGGTCTCCTACCTCATGGGCGCCACCCTGGCCGACGGCACCGTCATCACCCCCAAGTACGTGGGCAGCCGCCGCCTCATCGAAATCGCCGTGGCCACCCTGGCCACCGACCGCGCCCTGCTGCTGCTGGGCGTGCCCGGAACCGCCAAGTCCTGGGTGAGCGAGCACCTGGCGGCCGCCGTGTGCGGCACCTCCACCCTCCTGGTCCAGGGCACCGCCGGCACCGCGGAGGAGGCCGTGCGCTACGGCTGGAACTACGCCCGCCTCCTGGCCGAGGGTCCCTCCCCCGAGGCGCTCGTGGCCTCCCCGGTCATGGAGGCCATGCGCTCGGGGCGCATCGCCCGCGTCGAGGAGCTCACCCGCATGCCCTCCGACGTCCAGGACGCCCTCATTACCGTGCTCAGCGAGAAGACGCTGCCCGTGCCCGAGCTGGGCGCGGAGGTCCAGGCCCGCGGCGGCTTCAACCTCATCGCCACCGCCAACGACCGCGACCGCGGCGTCAACGACCTGTCCTCCGCGCTGCGCCGCCGCTTCAACACCGTCGTGCTGCCCCTGCCCGACTCCGCCGAGGAGGAGGTCGCCATTGTCTCGCGGCGGGTGGCCGACCTGGGCTCGGCCCTGCGGCTGCCGCCCGCCGAGGGGGCCCTGGACGAGATCCGGCGCGTGGTCACCGTCTTCCGCGAGCTGCGCCAGGGCGTCACCGAGGACGGGCGCACCACCGTCAAGTCCCCCTCCTCGACCCTGTCCACCGCCGAGGCCATCTCGGTGGTCACCAACGGGCTGGCCATGAGCGCCCACTTCGGCGACGGCGTCCTGCGTCCGGGCGACGTCGCCGCCGGAATCCTGGGGGCGGTCGTCGCCGACCCGGTGGGCGACGCCGTCGTGTGGTCGGAGTACCTGGAGACCGTGGTGCGCGACCGCCGGGGCTGGAAGGACTTCTACCGCGCCTGCCGCGAGGTGAGCAGGTGA
- a CDS encoding cation diffusion facilitator family transporter — protein sequence MSSSRYAPPKDLSAYAWLSISAALATIALKGWAAWMTGSVGLLSDAAESVVNLVAAVIALVVLKISIRPADKDHQFGHSKAEYFSAIVEGTMIFVAAAFIIFSAIERLISPVMPERLGLGLAVSVVASLVNGAAARVLYRKGRRENSTTLVADAKHLATDVVTSAAVLVGVGLVAVFDSPMLDAVVALGAGLNIMWTGFTLIRDSVAGLMDIAPSAESLAAITAVLDRHRRAGVIDFHAVRVREAGNRRFADVHMLVPGTWSVKQGHDFTEKMIDELVDADPSLRVSAHLEPIEDPKSYDDVDDV from the coding sequence GTGTCCTCGTCACGCTACGCCCCGCCGAAGGACCTGAGCGCCTACGCCTGGCTGTCCATAAGCGCCGCCCTGGCCACCATCGCCCTCAAGGGGTGGGCGGCGTGGATGACCGGCTCGGTGGGCCTGCTCTCCGACGCCGCGGAGTCGGTGGTCAATCTCGTGGCGGCCGTCATCGCCCTCGTCGTCCTGAAGATCTCGATCCGGCCGGCGGACAAGGACCACCAGTTCGGCCACTCCAAGGCGGAGTACTTCTCGGCGATCGTCGAGGGGACCATGATCTTCGTGGCCGCCGCCTTCATCATCTTCTCGGCGATCGAGCGTCTCATCTCCCCGGTCATGCCCGAGCGGCTGGGCCTGGGCCTGGCGGTGTCGGTCGTGGCCTCCCTCGTCAACGGCGCGGCGGCCCGGGTCCTGTACCGCAAGGGCCGGCGGGAGAACTCGACGACCCTCGTGGCCGACGCCAAGCACCTGGCCACCGACGTCGTCACCTCCGCCGCCGTCCTGGTGGGCGTGGGCCTGGTCGCCGTCTTCGACTCCCCCATGCTCGACGCCGTGGTGGCGCTGGGGGCGGGCCTGAACATTATGTGGACGGGCTTCACGCTGATCAGGGACTCGGTGGCCGGGCTCATGGACATCGCCCCGTCCGCCGAGTCCCTGGCCGCGATCACGGCGGTGCTCGACCGTCACCGGCGCGCCGGCGTCATCGACTTCCACGCGGTGCGGGTGCGCGAGGCCGGCAACCGCCGCTTCGCCGACGTCCACATGCTCGTCCCCGGCACCTGGAGCGTCAAGCAGGGCCACGACTTCACCGAGAAGATGATCGACGAGCTCGTCGACGCCGACCCGAGCCTGCGCGTGTCGGCCCATCTGGAGCCCATTGAGGACCCCAAGTCCTACGACGACGTCGACGACGTGTGA